A part of Planococcus sp. MB-3u-03 genomic DNA contains:
- a CDS encoding cation diffusion facilitator family transporter: MELYDNLRKGEKGAWLSIGAYLFLSALKLGVGFWGGSEALKADGLNNVTDIVASVAVLIGLRISQKPPDDNHHYGHLKAETIASLLASFIMAVIGLQVLLNSVKTVFNPSLEPPSPLTAVVAFFSAAIMYGVYRYNLKLSREIKSSAVRAAAYDNRSDALVSIGAGIGIIGAIFGAPLIDSITAFLVGLIIIKTALDIFRESVLTLTDAFDEEAVESLSVVIRRVPGVLDLRDFKGRTHGNVMFIDLTVSVAPYLNVVESHWITEEIERKIQKVKPNCVVLVHIEPDYSIEEDEEDG; this comes from the coding sequence ATGGAATTATACGATAATCTCCGCAAAGGAGAAAAAGGCGCCTGGCTCAGCATCGGGGCTTACCTGTTTTTAAGCGCCCTCAAACTCGGCGTCGGGTTTTGGGGCGGCTCTGAAGCGCTAAAGGCTGACGGATTGAACAATGTTACCGACATCGTCGCTTCCGTCGCTGTGCTGATCGGATTGAGGATTTCTCAAAAACCGCCGGATGACAACCATCACTACGGCCATTTGAAAGCAGAGACCATCGCTTCCCTATTGGCGTCGTTCATTATGGCTGTCATCGGCCTTCAAGTGCTGTTGAATTCAGTGAAGACGGTGTTCAATCCTTCTCTCGAACCGCCTTCCCCATTGACCGCTGTCGTCGCGTTTTTCTCGGCAGCCATCATGTATGGCGTTTACCGCTATAACTTGAAGTTGAGCCGCGAAATTAAAAGTTCAGCCGTCCGGGCCGCTGCCTACGATAATCGTTCGGATGCGCTTGTCAGCATCGGCGCCGGAATCGGCATCATCGGGGCCATCTTCGGGGCACCGCTGATCGATTCGATCACTGCTTTTCTCGTCGGGCTCATCATCATCAAAACGGCTTTGGATATTTTCCGCGAATCGGTGTTGACCTTGACCGACGCGTTTGATGAAGAAGCCGTCGAATCGCTTTCGGTTGTCATTCGACGCGTGCCGGGCGTACTGGATCTGCGCGATTTCAAAGGGCGCACACATGGAAATGTCATGTTCATCGACTTGACCGTCAGCGTCGCGCCTTATTTGAATGTGGTCGAAAGCCATTGGATCACCGAAGAAATTGAACGGAAAATCCAGAAAGTGAAACCAAATTGCGTCGTCCTCGTACATATAGAACCGGATTACTCGATAGAGGAGGACGAAGAGGATGGTTGA
- a CDS encoding hemolysin family protein: MGHTEEELKLLLSESLKSGEINVSEFDYVNRIFEFDERIAKEIMVPRMEMSTIAHDVSLREVFTLDGIEQFTRYPITDGGKDHVLGVVNMKHLLSAYVKNRDTGNLPVSAFIQPVIQVIETMPVNELLLKIQRERIHMAILRDEYGGTSGLVTIEDILEEIVGDIQDEFDVDEAPDVQKLGEDHYIFNAKLLLDTVNAILGIHIDEEDIDTIGGWFMDMHFDAVEGQKIIEQGYEFRIQEVDGHHILYLEVQKAPAEDLPV, from the coding sequence ATGGGCCATACCGAAGAAGAATTGAAATTGCTGTTATCCGAAAGCCTGAAAAGCGGTGAAATCAATGTATCTGAATTTGATTACGTCAACCGCATCTTCGAATTCGATGAGCGCATCGCCAAAGAAATCATGGTTCCGCGGATGGAAATGAGCACGATCGCCCATGATGTCAGTTTGCGCGAAGTATTTACATTGGACGGAATCGAGCAATTCACGCGCTATCCGATTACGGACGGCGGCAAAGACCATGTCCTCGGCGTCGTCAATATGAAACATTTATTAAGCGCTTACGTGAAAAACCGCGACACCGGGAATTTGCCGGTGTCCGCGTTTATCCAGCCGGTCATCCAAGTCATCGAAACAATGCCGGTTAATGAACTATTATTAAAAATTCAGCGTGAACGCATCCATATGGCCATTTTGCGCGATGAATACGGCGGTACTTCGGGGCTTGTCACCATTGAAGATATACTCGAAGAAATCGTCGGCGATATCCAGGATGAGTTCGACGTCGACGAAGCGCCGGACGTCCAAAAGCTCGGCGAAGACCATTATATTTTCAACGCCAAATTATTGCTTGATACCGTGAACGCCATTCTGGGGATTCACATCGACGAGGAAGACATCGATACGATTGGAGGCTGGTTTATGGACATGCATTTCGATGCAGTCGAAGGCCAGAAAATTATCGAACAAGGCTATGAATTCCGCATCCAAGAAGTCGACGGCCATCATATCCTTTATTTAGAAGTTCAAAAAGCACCTGCTGAAGATCTTCCTGTATAA
- a CDS encoding chromate transporter, which yields MLIGLPLMRPFIESSAFAIFDIFYRVGAIVFGGGHVVLPMLEREVVPEWMTADAFIAGYGAAQAVPGPLFTLSAYLGQLMNGAGGVLIAVIAMFLPSFLLVIGTLPFWSVIRTKPGIQAALKGINAGVVGILLAALYDPVFTSAIQGPVDFAIAIAAFGMLVYLKLAPWKVVLITALLGALAYAL from the coding sequence TTGCTGATCGGCTTGCCTCTTATGCGCCCGTTCATCGAATCGAGCGCATTCGCGATTTTTGATATTTTCTACCGTGTCGGTGCGATCGTCTTTGGCGGGGGCCATGTTGTCTTGCCAATGCTCGAGCGTGAAGTCGTGCCTGAATGGATGACGGCAGACGCCTTCATCGCCGGATACGGTGCAGCACAGGCTGTTCCGGGGCCATTGTTTACTTTGTCTGCTTATTTGGGTCAATTGATGAACGGGGCTGGCGGCGTATTGATCGCCGTCATCGCGATGTTCTTGCCTTCATTCCTATTGGTCATCGGGACCTTGCCGTTTTGGAGCGTCATCCGCACGAAGCCTGGCATTCAAGCAGCCTTAAAAGGCATCAATGCAGGCGTTGTCGGCATTTTGCTTGCGGCGCTGTATGATCCGGTTTTCACCTCCGCCATTCAAGGGCCGGTTGACTTCGCCATTGCGATTGCCGCCTTCGGAATGTTAGTCTATTTGAAACTGGCTCCGTGGAAAGTCGTCTTGATTACGGCGCTTCTCGGTGCGCTGGCTTATGCTCTATAG
- the kynU gene encoding kynureninase — MQKDQQDPLAKFKEQFFVEPGTIYMDGNSLGLMSKRAEAKLVALMDSWKQFGIEGWTEGEHPWFTLAETLSEKAAPLFGAEAHEVMVTGSITSNIHQMLSTVYAPTDERYVILVDELNFPSDIYAVESHLRLRGQDPAIAMRKVPSRDGYTLELEDILAEMKDDVAVLLLPSVLYRSGQLLPIREITQAAHKHNIIAGFDLAHSAGAMPHNLHADGVDFAVWCHYKYMNSGPGGTGGLYLHERHHDLNPGIAGWFGSDKAKQFDMDHSFTKAEGAGAYQVGTPNIFSMAPLIGSLELFEEAGIGEIRNKSLELTAMLRERLAALVPSLIDVTPKADGQRGGHIALAHPEAARICKALKKAGIVPDFRAPDIIRLAPIAFYTSFEDVEKVALALQDIIEHELYKEFSNERNVVA; from the coding sequence ATGCAGAAAGACCAACAAGATCCGTTAGCTAAATTCAAAGAACAGTTTTTTGTAGAACCAGGAACCATTTACATGGACGGGAATTCACTCGGCCTGATGTCAAAGCGTGCTGAAGCAAAGCTGGTTGCGCTTATGGATAGCTGGAAACAATTCGGCATCGAAGGCTGGACAGAAGGCGAGCATCCGTGGTTTACGCTGGCAGAGACGCTGAGCGAAAAAGCGGCGCCTTTGTTCGGGGCAGAAGCACATGAAGTGATGGTCACCGGCTCGATCACGTCGAATATCCACCAGATGCTGTCGACGGTCTATGCGCCGACAGATGAGCGTTATGTCATTTTGGTCGACGAGCTGAATTTTCCGTCTGACATTTATGCAGTAGAGAGCCATTTGCGCCTGCGCGGGCAAGATCCGGCAATCGCAATGCGCAAAGTACCAAGCCGCGACGGCTATACGCTCGAGCTGGAAGATATTTTAGCGGAAATGAAAGACGATGTTGCGGTCCTGTTGCTGCCGTCGGTTCTTTACCGAAGCGGGCAATTGCTGCCGATCCGTGAGATTACGCAAGCTGCACACAAGCACAACATCATCGCGGGATTCGACTTGGCTCACTCGGCAGGCGCCATGCCGCATAATTTGCATGCGGACGGCGTGGATTTCGCTGTGTGGTGCCATTATAAATACATGAATTCCGGTCCGGGCGGAACAGGCGGCTTGTATTTGCATGAGCGCCATCACGATTTGAATCCTGGAATAGCTGGCTGGTTCGGTTCGGACAAGGCGAAGCAATTCGACATGGACCATAGTTTCACGAAGGCTGAAGGCGCCGGTGCTTATCAGGTCGGCACGCCGAATATTTTCAGCATGGCACCGCTGATTGGCAGCCTGGAATTATTCGAAGAAGCAGGGATCGGTGAGATCCGCAACAAATCGCTGGAGTTGACGGCTATGCTGCGCGAAAGGCTTGCGGCTCTTGTGCCTTCTTTAATAGACGTCACGCCAAAAGCGGATGGACAGCGCGGAGGCCATATCGCACTCGCGCATCCTGAAGCGGCGCGCATCTGCAAAGCGTTGAAAAAAGCAGGAATCGTCCCGGATTTCCGTGCGCCGGATATTATCCGCCTTGCGCCGATCGCTTTCTACACGAGCTTTGAAGATGTAGAGAAAGTAGCGCTCGCCTTGCAGGATATTATCGAGCACGAACTTTATAAAGAATTCAGCAACGAACGAAATGTGGTGGCCTAA
- the kynB gene encoding arylformamidase, translating into MAKSIIDISMALDSSTPEWPGDTPFSYRLSVTKQQSGSVNIGELSSSTHIGTHIDAPFHYDENGLKTDELPLEVYLTTAQVMDVSGLEQVQLDDLDELVQGVNAVLLKTAAWQDRSAFPGAWPVFDPAIAEWMKDKGIRLLGVDVPSVDPETSKELPMHHAMNRNQRFILEGIVLDDVAAGVYELAALPLKIRGGEGSPVRAVLYKE; encoded by the coding sequence ATGGCAAAATCGATCATAGACATTTCGATGGCGCTGGACAGTTCTACTCCGGAATGGCCGGGGGATACGCCGTTTTCCTATCGCTTATCGGTCACGAAACAGCAAAGCGGTTCGGTGAATATCGGCGAACTCAGCTCAAGCACGCATATTGGCACGCATATTGACGCGCCGTTCCATTATGATGAAAATGGCTTGAAGACTGACGAATTGCCGCTTGAGGTATATTTGACGACAGCCCAAGTGATGGACGTGTCAGGTCTGGAACAAGTGCAGCTGGATGATCTGGATGAGCTCGTGCAAGGTGTCAATGCGGTCCTGTTGAAGACGGCAGCGTGGCAAGACCGCAGCGCGTTTCCTGGAGCTTGGCCGGTATTCGACCCGGCGATCGCCGAATGGATGAAAGACAAGGGCATCCGGCTGCTCGGTGTCGATGTACCGTCTGTCGATCCTGAGACGAGCAAGGAGCTGCCGATGCATCACGCAATGAACCGCAATCAACGTTTCATCTTGGAAGGCATCGTATTGGATGATGTCGCGGCGGGTGTCTACGAACTGGCTGCATTGCCTTTGAAGATCCGCGGCGGGGAAGGCAGCCCTGTTCGTGCAGTGCTGTATAAAGAATAA
- a CDS encoding phosphatase, with protein MPRHTVYFLSSHQHRGLMAEIWASRLMLPDWDIRSAAWNQPSFNDIPIEVLKEIILEIPPVEQRVYNPDEVKQADLIIALHDGEFEQADIPDDLPMQKLVRWDIPNPEIRSTDNNENGLYIRKSAMPSR; from the coding sequence ATGCCGAGACATACTGTATATTTTCTATCATCACATCAACATCGCGGGCTGATGGCTGAAATTTGGGCGAGCCGCTTAATGCTGCCGGACTGGGACATCAGAAGTGCGGCATGGAACCAACCATCTTTCAACGACATTCCGATAGAAGTGCTAAAAGAGATCATCTTGGAGATTCCGCCAGTCGAGCAGCGCGTATATAATCCGGACGAAGTGAAACAGGCGGATTTGATCATCGCCCTGCATGACGGGGAATTCGAACAAGCTGATATACCGGACGATTTGCCGATGCAGAAATTGGTGCGCTGGGATATCCCAAACCCTGAAATCCGCAGCACGGACAATAACGAAAATGGGCTTTATATCAGGAAGTCTGCGATGCCATCGCGATGA
- a CDS encoding universal stress protein, whose amino-acid sequence MYKNIAIAYGGSEGSRLALDKGIELSKILPGSKLTVIYVNEEAQERTGYMDVGHASAPVTSANVDSSYAQFMPQGIGDDGYRPPPELDTARASEYSKHMHNSIQQQLDAKNAEASVLALEGPVIKTITGFIDEQNIDLLIVGNSGKSGLQKFFVGSVSSKLIKDSNSTVLVVK is encoded by the coding sequence ATGTATAAGAATATTGCAATCGCATATGGCGGGTCGGAGGGCAGCCGGCTGGCACTGGACAAAGGCATAGAACTTTCCAAGATTCTTCCAGGCTCCAAGCTGACAGTCATCTACGTCAACGAAGAAGCGCAGGAACGCACAGGCTATATGGATGTAGGACATGCTTCAGCACCAGTGACTTCAGCAAATGTAGACAGTTCGTATGCACAATTCATGCCGCAGGGAATCGGCGATGATGGCTACCGGCCGCCGCCGGAATTGGATACAGCCCGTGCTTCGGAATACTCGAAGCATATGCACAACTCCATTCAACAGCAGCTCGACGCCAAAAACGCCGAAGCGTCTGTTTTGGCGCTTGAAGGCCCGGTCATCAAGACGATCACCGGATTTATAGACGAGCAGAACATCGATCTATTGATTGTCGGCAACAGCGGGAAATCCGGATTGCAGAAATTTTTCGTCGGTTCTGTCAGCAGCAAGCTGATCAAAGATTCCAATTCTACCGTTCTTGTGGTGAAATGA
- a CDS encoding ABC transporter ATP-binding protein: MFDVLWKLKWFFKENWLRYTIAVVLLFVANILEIVPPWLIGVAIDAIAQQELTGDLLWQYVVVLLVAMVLAYVINFIWQYQLFGGAYVIERQLRSSLMGHFLKMTPTFYEKNRTGDLMARSTNDLKAISETAGFGILTLVDSTLYMATIIVAMGILVSWELTFLAILPLPVLAIVVQLLGKKIHERYTLAQDAFGDMNDSVLESVGGVRVVRAYVQERSSEKEFQDMTQDVYEKNMAVERIDALFAPVTKVLTGISYVIGLGYGAFLVSEGTMTLGDLVAFNVYLGMIVWPMFAIGELINILQRGNASIDRVNETLDYEEDVVDPKTTKETGHPERIGFRDFGFTYPQSTSINLQGINLSMNSGQTLGIVGKTGSGKTTFVKQLLKEYPTGEGSLTMNGIEINELSKAQLRDWVGYVPQDHVLFSRTILENILFGKADATEEEVSQAIKLSYFEKDLAMLPNGLETLVGEKGVALSGGQKQRISIARAIIKNPEILILDDSLSAVDAKTEAKIIENIQRERAGKTTIITTHRLSAIKHADWIVVLDDGRIIEEGTHEQLVAKQGWYHEQFLRQQIGEVQ; the protein is encoded by the coding sequence ATGTTTGATGTTTTATGGAAATTGAAATGGTTTTTTAAAGAAAACTGGCTGCGCTATACAATCGCAGTGGTGCTCTTATTTGTAGCGAATATTCTCGAGATCGTCCCGCCTTGGCTGATCGGGGTGGCCATCGATGCCATCGCCCAGCAGGAGCTGACGGGTGATCTGCTCTGGCAGTATGTCGTCGTTTTACTTGTCGCGATGGTGCTGGCTTATGTCATCAATTTCATCTGGCAATACCAATTGTTCGGCGGGGCTTATGTCATCGAACGGCAATTGCGCTCAAGCCTGATGGGGCATTTCCTCAAGATGACGCCGACATTCTATGAGAAGAACCGGACGGGGGATTTGATGGCCCGTTCGACCAATGATTTAAAGGCGATTTCCGAGACGGCAGGATTTGGGATCTTGACACTTGTCGACTCGACTTTATACATGGCGACGATCATCGTGGCGATGGGGATTCTCGTGTCATGGGAATTGACCTTTTTAGCCATTTTGCCATTGCCGGTTCTCGCGATTGTCGTCCAATTGCTCGGCAAGAAAATCCACGAGCGCTACACGTTGGCACAGGATGCATTCGGGGATATGAACGACAGCGTCTTGGAATCGGTCGGTGGCGTCCGCGTCGTTCGGGCATATGTGCAGGAACGTTCATCTGAAAAGGAATTCCAAGACATGACGCAAGATGTTTACGAAAAGAACATGGCGGTCGAGCGCATCGATGCGCTGTTCGCGCCGGTCACGAAAGTGCTGACAGGCATCAGTTATGTCATCGGACTCGGTTATGGCGCGTTTCTTGTTTCCGAAGGGACGATGACTTTGGGCGATTTGGTTGCCTTTAACGTTTACCTCGGCATGATCGTCTGGCCGATGTTTGCGATCGGTGAATTGATCAATATCCTGCAGCGCGGCAATGCATCGATCGACCGCGTCAATGAAACTTTGGATTACGAAGAAGACGTGGTTGACCCGAAAACGACAAAAGAAACCGGGCATCCGGAGCGCATCGGCTTCCGTGATTTCGGTTTCACATATCCACAGTCGACATCGATCAACCTTCAAGGCATCAATTTATCGATGAACAGCGGGCAGACGCTCGGCATCGTCGGCAAGACGGGAAGCGGCAAAACGACATTCGTCAAACAGCTTCTGAAGGAATACCCGACAGGTGAAGGTTCCTTGACGATGAACGGCATCGAAATCAACGAACTAAGCAAAGCGCAATTGCGCGATTGGGTCGGCTATGTCCCGCAGGATCACGTCCTATTTTCACGGACCATTCTGGAGAACATCCTGTTTGGAAAAGCGGATGCGACGGAAGAGGAAGTGTCCCAGGCCATCAAGCTGTCCTATTTCGAAAAAGATTTGGCAATGTTGCCAAACGGCCTGGAAACACTGGTCGGCGAAAAAGGCGTCGCGCTTTCAGGGGGGCAAAAGCAGCGCATTTCGATCGCACGGGCGATTATCAAAAATCCGGAAATCCTCATTTTGGATGATTCCCTCTCGGCAGTTGATGCCAAGACGGAAGCCAAAATCATCGAGAACATCCAACGCGAACGGGCAGGCAAGACGACGATCATCACGACGCACCGATTGTCTGCCATCAAACACGCCGATTGGATCGTCGTGCTGGATGATGGGCGCATCATCGAAGAAGGTACGCACGAGCAATTAGTGGCAAAACAAGGCTGGTATCATGAACAATTCCTCCGCCAGCAAATCGGGGAGGTGCAATAA
- a CDS encoding ABC transporter ATP-binding protein produces MGTGKRLTNYALQFKGVIIWGLVFLAVAVAADLAAPLIAMEIIDEHISGAGEIEFGPIAQLLALFFGLSVVTAVFRYLQYILLQKGANRVIRKMRTDVFEHVQRLPISYFDNLPAGKVVARITNDTEAIRELFVTVLAQFATSFMYMAGIYAALFYLDWRMAAIAFVLVPLLYGWMLIYRKYASNFNHVVREKVSEMNAMINESIQGMSIIQAFRREKQMKGEFEELNQKHFKFQQKLLVLEAAASHNMVGVLRSMIFVLFIWYFGGASMSGNTVVTVGVLYAFVDYIIRLFNPISGIVNQFSRLEQSLVAAERVFRLLDRPGEPVNDERVERYQGNVSFEHVWFAYKDEDYVLKDLSFEAKQGETVALVGHTGSGKSSIMNLLFRFYDATKGQILIDGVNVNDLPRQAVREHMGIVLQDPYLFTGTIESNITLGDERVSREKAEAALAAVGGERVTKHLPNGIDEPVVEKGSTLSSGQRQLVSFARALAFDPAILILDEATSNIDTETEEIIQHAMDVLKKGRTTFIIAHRLSTIKNADRILVLDRGEIAESGTHDQLMDHDGIYRQMYRIQSGMASTQNVG; encoded by the coding sequence ATGGGAACAGGAAAACGATTAACGAATTACGCATTGCAATTCAAGGGCGTCATCATCTGGGGCTTGGTGTTCCTTGCGGTGGCGGTGGCCGCCGATTTGGCAGCGCCTTTGATTGCCATGGAAATCATCGATGAACACATCTCGGGTGCCGGGGAAATCGAATTCGGCCCGATCGCACAGCTTTTGGCCTTATTCTTCGGCTTATCGGTCGTCACGGCAGTGTTCCGCTATTTGCAGTATATCTTGCTGCAAAAAGGCGCGAACCGGGTCATCCGTAAAATGAGGACCGATGTCTTTGAACATGTCCAACGTTTGCCGATCAGCTATTTCGATAATTTGCCGGCAGGGAAAGTGGTCGCGCGCATCACCAACGACACCGAAGCGATCCGTGAGTTATTCGTCACGGTGCTTGCGCAATTCGCGACAAGCTTCATGTATATGGCAGGGATATATGCTGCCCTTTTCTATCTGGATTGGCGCATGGCGGCGATTGCCTTCGTGCTCGTGCCGCTATTGTATGGATGGATGCTCATTTACCGGAAGTATGCTTCGAACTTCAATCATGTCGTCCGTGAAAAAGTCAGTGAGATGAATGCCATGATCAATGAATCGATCCAGGGCATGAGCATCATCCAGGCGTTCCGGCGCGAGAAGCAGATGAAAGGCGAATTTGAAGAGCTCAACCAAAAGCATTTCAAATTCCAGCAGAAATTATTGGTGCTAGAAGCAGCCGCTTCGCATAATATGGTCGGCGTCTTGCGCTCGATGATTTTCGTTCTATTCATCTGGTATTTCGGCGGTGCTTCGATGAGCGGCAACACGGTAGTGACGGTCGGCGTCCTGTATGCATTCGTCGACTACATCATCCGGCTGTTCAATCCGATCAGCGGCATCGTCAACCAATTCAGCCGTCTGGAACAATCACTCGTGGCAGCTGAGCGTGTGTTCCGCTTGCTCGACCGTCCCGGTGAACCGGTCAACGACGAACGGGTCGAACGCTACCAAGGCAATGTGAGCTTTGAGCATGTATGGTTTGCGTATAAAGATGAAGACTATGTACTGAAGGATTTATCATTTGAAGCGAAGCAAGGGGAGACTGTCGCACTTGTCGGCCATACAGGATCAGGGAAAAGTTCAATCATGAATTTGCTGTTCCGTTTTTACGACGCGACAAAAGGGCAGATTTTAATCGACGGCGTCAATGTCAATGATCTGCCAAGGCAGGCAGTGCGTGAACACATGGGCATTGTGCTGCAGGATCCATATTTGTTCACCGGAACAATTGAATCCAATATCACGCTCGGAGACGAACGCGTCAGCCGTGAAAAAGCGGAAGCGGCACTTGCGGCGGTCGGCGGCGAGCGGGTCACCAAGCATTTGCCGAATGGCATCGATGAGCCCGTAGTGGAAAAAGGCAGCACGCTTTCTTCCGGACAGCGCCAGCTCGTGTCATTTGCACGGGCGCTCGCATTCGATCCAGCGATTTTGATCCTGGACGAAGCGACGTCGAATATCGACACCGAGACAGAGGAAATCATCCAGCATGCGATGGATGTATTAAAGAAAGGCCGGACGACGTTCATCATCGCCCACCGTCTGTCGACCATCAAGAATGCAGACCGCATCTTGGTGCTCGACCGGGGCGAAATCGCTGAATCCGGCACGCATGATCAATTGATGGATCATGATGGCATCTACCGCCAGATGTATCGCATCCAATCAGGGATGGCTTCTACCCAGAACGTTGGGTAA
- a CDS encoding YheE family protein, which produces MLQHFKFKPMFEDSRLPGWNISFFYRNERIRGEYHPDGSIVWQSAPPQDEEAIKKMVHELMLYHVYD; this is translated from the coding sequence ATGCTGCAGCATTTTAAATTCAAGCCGATGTTCGAGGACAGCCGGCTTCCCGGCTGGAACATCTCATTCTTTTACCGCAATGAACGCATTCGCGGCGAGTATCATCCGGATGGCTCGATTGTTTGGCAATCCGCGCCGCCTCAGGACGAGGAAGCCATCAAGAAAATGGTCCATGAGCTGATGCTCTATCATGTATACGACTGA
- a CDS encoding DUF445 domain-containing protein, whose translation MNILLTLVLMALIGALIGGMTNHLAIKMLFWPYEAKYIGKFRLPFTPGLIPKRRDELSRQLGRTVVEHLLTPETFKKRFFNEAMHKKTENWLNRQLDLHLFSSPRTFNEWLELANQQHIDQKLEAKLDGLVDRNRDAIDEYIAGKTVRELLPEAWKPGIEEKIFGGVKYTIGRGTDYFASPAGRQTVKSLLDEFLVSRGRFGSVLHNLFGDSQSITNKTQSEIIKFLNSPKTFELLGTLAFREWEKLQDKRADELLKEFDAEPAILAIKQYVRDQAGISRRLDASLAETWPRGLEWTSVNITPLITDFAFEMGEQKLEEAILKIDMENMVRQQVDSLPLSRLEELVLGISRREFKMITVLGAFLGGFIGILQGLLVTVLNLG comes from the coding sequence TTGAATATTCTACTGACATTAGTGCTGATGGCGCTGATCGGTGCCTTGATCGGCGGCATGACCAACCATTTGGCCATCAAGATGCTATTCTGGCCATACGAAGCGAAATATATCGGCAAGTTCCGCCTGCCGTTTACGCCAGGGCTGATCCCGAAGCGCCGGGATGAATTGTCGCGCCAGCTCGGCCGCACAGTGGTCGAACATTTGCTGACGCCAGAAACGTTTAAGAAGCGTTTTTTCAATGAAGCGATGCACAAGAAAACCGAGAATTGGCTCAATCGCCAATTGGACTTGCATCTGTTTTCCTCGCCTCGCACGTTCAACGAATGGCTGGAGCTTGCCAATCAACAACACATTGACCAAAAGCTTGAAGCGAAACTCGATGGATTGGTCGACCGCAACCGGGATGCCATAGATGAGTATATCGCCGGAAAAACCGTCCGGGAATTGCTTCCGGAAGCCTGGAAGCCGGGAATCGAAGAAAAGATTTTCGGCGGCGTCAAATACACTATCGGCAGAGGAACAGATTATTTCGCCTCGCCTGCAGGGCGTCAGACCGTCAAAAGTTTACTGGATGAATTTTTGGTATCGCGCGGCCGTTTCGGATCCGTGCTCCACAATTTATTCGGCGATTCGCAGTCGATCACGAATAAGACCCAATCGGAAATCATCAAATTCCTCAATTCCCCGAAAACTTTCGAGCTGCTTGGCACCTTGGCGTTCCGCGAATGGGAAAAGCTGCAGGACAAGCGTGCAGACGAGCTGCTGAAAGAATTCGACGCCGAGCCGGCCATTCTCGCCATCAAGCAGTATGTCCGCGATCAGGCAGGCATTTCACGCAGGCTGGACGCATCACTTGCAGAGACATGGCCTCGGGGGTTAGAATGGACAAGTGTCAATATTACGCCTCTCATTACGGACTTCGCGTTTGAAATGGGAGAGCAGAAGTTAGAAGAGGCCATATTGAAAATCGACATGGAAAATATGGTCAGACAGCAAGTCGATTCTCTGCCGCTCAGCCGATTGGAAGAATTGGTGCTCGGGATTTCACGGAGAGAATTCAAGATGATCACGGTATTGGGCGCATTTCTGGGGGGCTTTATCGGCATACTCCAGGGTTTGCTCGTCACGGTACTGAATTTAGGGTAG
- a CDS encoding YlbF family regulator: MAVNIYDDINKLESTFRSTEEFQKLQEAVAQVTADSEANELFKKFRDLQVTLQQKQQQGEEITEEEMMGAQATAQAAQENPKILSMLEAEMALSQMIEEVNRVLIKPVQELYESM; this comes from the coding sequence ATGGCAGTAAACATTTATGACGACATTAACAAATTGGAATCAACATTCCGTTCAACAGAGGAATTCCAAAAACTTCAAGAAGCGGTTGCACAAGTAACAGCAGATAGCGAAGCGAACGAATTGTTCAAGAAGTTCCGCGATTTGCAAGTTACATTGCAGCAAAAACAACAGCAAGGCGAAGAAATCACGGAAGAAGAAATGATGGGTGCTCAAGCGACAGCACAAGCTGCTCAGGAAAACCCGAAAATCTTGTCTATGCTCGAAGCTGAAATGGCCCTTAGCCAAATGATCGAAGAAGTAAATCGTGTTTTGATCAAGCCAGTACAAGAACTTTACGAAAGCATGTAA